From a single Streptomyces sp. 1331.2 genomic region:
- a CDS encoding cation:dicarboxylate symporter family transporter, whose amino-acid sequence MSIAGAATAGGPRRKDRTHYLYLAVIAAVLAGVVVGLAAPGFAVELKPVGTGFVNLIKMMISPVIFCTIVLGIGSVTKAAKVGKVGGLAIGYFLAMSTVALAIGLVVGNLLEPGGGLHLTAALAKSGHAQAAAGGAQSTTDFLLGMIPDTMFSALTQGKVLQTLLVALLTGFALQAMGPVGAPVLRGIEHVQRLVFRVMAMIMWVAPIGAFGAMAAVVGATGTAALKSLAVIMIGFYLTCALFVVVVLGTLLRLVAGVNVFALLKYLGREFLLILSTSSSESALPRLIAKMEHLGVSRPVVGITVPTGYSFNLDGTAIYLTMASIFISEAMDKPMSIGEQFSLLVFMVIASKGAAGVTGAGLATLAGGLQSHKPALVDGVGLIVGIDRFMSEARALTNFAGNAVATVLIGHWTGELDAERARRVLAGEVPFDELTLVDGHGAGGPTPEGTGDGTGEGSPEAAPEAAPEAVPTRGAAAAA is encoded by the coding sequence ATGTCGATCGCTGGAGCCGCAACGGCGGGGGGACCCAGACGCAAGGACCGGACCCACTACCTCTACCTCGCCGTGATCGCCGCGGTGCTCGCGGGCGTGGTGGTCGGGCTGGCCGCTCCCGGCTTCGCCGTGGAGCTCAAGCCGGTCGGCACCGGGTTCGTCAACCTGATCAAGATGATGATCAGCCCGGTGATCTTCTGCACCATCGTGCTGGGCATCGGCTCGGTGACCAAGGCGGCGAAGGTCGGCAAGGTCGGCGGCCTCGCCATCGGCTACTTCCTCGCCATGTCGACCGTCGCGCTGGCCATCGGCCTGGTCGTCGGCAACCTGCTGGAGCCCGGCGGCGGCCTGCACCTGACCGCCGCGCTCGCCAAGTCCGGCCACGCCCAGGCGGCCGCCGGCGGCGCCCAGTCCACCACCGACTTCCTGCTCGGGATGATCCCGGACACCATGTTCTCCGCCCTCACCCAGGGCAAGGTGCTGCAGACCCTGCTGGTCGCCCTGCTCACCGGCTTCGCCCTGCAGGCGATGGGCCCGGTCGGCGCCCCGGTGCTGCGCGGGATCGAGCACGTGCAGCGGCTGGTCTTCCGGGTCATGGCGATGATCATGTGGGTCGCGCCGATCGGCGCCTTCGGGGCGATGGCGGCCGTGGTCGGGGCCACCGGCACCGCGGCACTGAAGAGCCTCGCGGTCATCATGATCGGCTTCTACCTGACCTGCGCGCTGTTCGTCGTCGTGGTGCTGGGCACGCTGCTGCGCCTGGTCGCCGGGGTCAACGTGTTCGCGCTGCTGAAGTACCTCGGCCGCGAGTTCCTGCTGATCCTGTCCACCTCCTCCTCCGAGAGCGCGCTGCCCCGCCTGATCGCCAAGATGGAGCACCTGGGCGTCAGCCGACCCGTCGTCGGCATCACCGTGCCGACCGGCTACAGCTTCAACCTGGACGGCACCGCGATCTACCTCACCATGGCCTCGATCTTCATCTCCGAGGCGATGGACAAGCCGATGTCGATCGGCGAGCAGTTCTCGCTGCTGGTGTTCATGGTGATCGCGAGCAAGGGCGCGGCCGGGGTCACCGGCGCCGGCCTGGCCACCCTCGCGGGCGGGCTGCAGTCGCACAAGCCCGCGCTGGTGGACGGCGTCGGCCTGATCGTCGGCATCGACCGCTTCATGTCCGAGGCCCGGGCGCTCACCAACTTCGCGGGCAACGCCGTCGCGACCGTCCTGATCGGGCACTGGACCGGCGAACTCGACGCCGAGCGCGCCCGCCGGGTCCTGGCCGGCGAGGTGCCGTTCGACGAACTGACCCTGGTCGACGGCCACGGAGCCGGCGGCCCGACGCCCGAGGGCACGGGCGACGGTACGGGCGAGGGCTCACCCGAGGCCGCACCCGAAGCCGCGCCCGAGGCCGTCCCGACCCGGGGAGCCGCGGCCGCCGCCTGA
- a CDS encoding DUF742 domain-containing protein, translating to MTRPFDSRSPAERPPWERHPEDPRAPFEGHPRNPLAAAQWARWYDDEAGPLVRPYTMTRGRTGVGERYDLIAVAVCDLPDPALDPDVSEPPVGPEQARILTLCRGNPLSVAELAADLDLPVGVVRVLLGDLLAAGLIRVSRPVPPALLPDERILREVIHLRRARDDS from the coding sequence GTGACCCGCCCATTCGACAGCCGATCCCCGGCGGAACGCCCACCCTGGGAACGGCACCCGGAAGACCCGCGAGCCCCGTTCGAGGGGCACCCCCGCAACCCGCTCGCCGCCGCCCAGTGGGCGCGCTGGTACGACGACGAGGCCGGCCCGCTGGTCCGTCCGTACACCATGACCCGGGGGCGCACCGGCGTCGGGGAGCGGTACGACCTGATCGCCGTGGCCGTCTGCGACCTGCCCGATCCGGCACTCGACCCGGATGTGTCCGAGCCGCCGGTCGGCCCGGAACAGGCCCGCATCCTCACGCTGTGCCGGGGCAACCCGCTGTCCGTGGCCGAGCTCGCCGCCGACCTCGACCTGCCGGTGGGCGTCGTACGGGTGCTGCTCGGCGACCTGCTGGCGGCCGGGCTCATCCGGGTCAGCCGTCCCGTCCCGCCCGCCCTGCTCCCCGACGAGCGCATCCTCCGGGAGGTCATCCATCTCCGGAGGGCGAGGGACGACAGCTGA
- a CDS encoding RNA polymerase sigma factor — MFTELLPRLQQAAASLTGNRLAAGDIVHDAYLRIARRPERFLGHPQPYAYAFTTMVNILRDQWRRERRRIPVPELPEAAAGLGRDRMVPDPRAGGMAELQARWEVVRLLGFLTVKQARAVALVDLDGYSVDEAAELLGLHRSTLAVTRRRAHGRLRAVLEHERQHEHEHGRQHERGRGRDRGWHPSSGAGRRPDAPN; from the coding sequence GTGTTCACGGAGCTGCTGCCCAGGCTGCAGCAGGCGGCCGCCTCGCTGACCGGAAACCGGCTCGCCGCCGGGGACATCGTCCACGACGCCTACCTGCGGATCGCCCGCCGCCCGGAGCGCTTCCTCGGCCATCCGCAGCCGTACGCCTACGCGTTCACCACGATGGTGAACATCCTGCGCGACCAGTGGCGCCGGGAGCGGCGCAGGATCCCGGTGCCCGAGCTGCCGGAGGCCGCGGCCGGGCTCGGCCGGGACCGGATGGTGCCCGACCCGCGGGCAGGCGGGATGGCCGAGTTGCAGGCGCGCTGGGAGGTGGTCCGGCTGCTGGGCTTCCTGACCGTCAAGCAGGCCCGCGCGGTGGCGCTGGTGGATCTGGACGGCTACAGCGTCGACGAGGCCGCCGAACTGCTCGGGCTGCACCGCAGCACCCTGGCCGTCACCCGGCGCCGCGCCCACGGGCGGCTGCGCGCCGTCCTCGAACACGAGCGTCAGCACGAGCACGAGCACGGGCGTCAGCACGAGCGCGGGCGGGGCCGGGACCGGGGGTGGCACCCGAGCAGTGGCGCCGGCAGGCGGCCCGACGCACCGAACTGA
- a CDS encoding sensor histidine kinase — MGTLNQFGLGRLAAALLMVPVVSVIALWGFATVTTAQGVWGLLRQRDAQRTLLTPVAETVAGLQTERTAVGRLLAAPPTAPAAARESALREAVAATDRALTPLFPDPRHPDRGDSRADAQGLGGDAATRLDALGTALAALPGLRDRVLARSVGWPEAYAVYGEAVDRAIAAAGAVTSLQDPGATTDARVLPELARSRELLAREDALLRAAQLSGALGDEQLREFSGAAFARRAFERGAAADLRPANRAALLAVSDGQDHRELERYEEEVRTAPDGRAAVAAVPSDRWAVVAEKVANGLRAVEDRAGRLAADRQHPYALGLFTPAGVAVLLGLLGVAASLVISVRIGRGLVAEPIGLHDSALEPTGRQLPDAMRKVRAGAEVDIEAEVPRPVDGADEIGQVHRAPGTVQRAAVTAAVERAEVLSGVSGVFVNLARRSQVLVHRQLTLLDAMERRTEDPSELADLFRLDHLTTRMRRHAEGLIILSGAAPGRAWRRPVPLLDVVRSAVSEVEEYTRVEVHPLPRTSVAGHAVADLAHLLAELVENATGFSPPHTRVHVRGERVGSGYVLEIEDRGLGMGPEALAAANHRISDAEQTDLLDSDRLGLFVVSRLARRQDVRVSLVTSAYGGTTAVVLLPTSLLADGVAGEEPQRFDPVPELDVEPPEPVGVVNPVAVPGGGEGDGSPAAGGPPPDGGALLPFDARGSDPGPARGTPLRACAARADGPAADGGSGAASRPQFGPPQPRHRPSSPRPEGEHS, encoded by the coding sequence ATGGGCACCCTCAACCAGTTCGGCCTCGGCCGGCTGGCCGCGGCCCTGCTGATGGTGCCGGTCGTCTCGGTCATCGCCCTGTGGGGGTTCGCCACCGTCACCACCGCCCAGGGCGTCTGGGGCCTGCTGCGCCAACGAGACGCCCAGCGCACCCTGCTCACCCCTGTGGCCGAAACGGTCGCCGGGCTGCAGACGGAGCGCACCGCCGTCGGTCGGCTGCTGGCCGCCCCGCCGACCGCCCCCGCCGCCGCCCGGGAGAGCGCCCTGCGCGAGGCCGTCGCCGCCACCGACCGGGCCCTCACCCCGCTGTTCCCCGACCCCCGGCACCCCGACCGGGGTGACAGCCGCGCCGACGCCCAGGGCCTCGGCGGCGACGCGGCCACCCGCCTGGACGCCCTCGGCACCGCCCTCGCCGCCCTGCCCGGGCTGCGCGACCGTGTCCTCGCCAGGAGCGTCGGCTGGCCCGAGGCCTACGCCGTCTACGGCGAGGCGGTGGACCGGGCCATCGCCGCGGCCGGCGCCGTCACCTCGCTGCAGGACCCCGGCGCGACCACCGACGCCCGGGTACTGCCCGAACTGGCCCGCTCCCGCGAGCTGTTGGCCCGCGAGGACGCCCTGCTGCGCGCCGCCCAGCTCTCCGGGGCGCTCGGCGACGAGCAGTTGCGCGAGTTCTCCGGCGCGGCCTTCGCCCGGCGCGCGTTCGAGCGGGGCGCCGCCGCCGACCTGCGCCCCGCGAACCGGGCGGCGTTGCTCGCTGTCAGCGACGGCCAGGACCATCGCGAGCTGGAGCGGTACGAGGAGGAGGTCCGCACGGCCCCCGACGGACGGGCCGCCGTCGCAGCCGTCCCGTCGGACCGGTGGGCGGTGGTCGCCGAGAAGGTCGCGAACGGCCTGCGCGCCGTCGAGGACCGGGCCGGGCGGCTCGCCGCCGATCGACAGCACCCTTACGCCCTGGGGCTGTTCACCCCGGCCGGGGTGGCCGTGCTGCTCGGCCTGCTCGGTGTGGCGGCCTCGCTGGTGATCTCGGTGCGGATCGGGCGCGGACTGGTCGCCGAGCCGATCGGCCTGCACGACTCGGCACTTGAGCCGACCGGACGACAACTCCCGGACGCCATGCGGAAGGTGCGTGCGGGTGCGGAGGTGGACATCGAGGCCGAGGTGCCACGGCCGGTGGACGGCGCCGACGAGATCGGCCAGGTCCACCGGGCCCCGGGTACCGTCCAGCGGGCGGCCGTCACGGCGGCGGTCGAACGGGCCGAGGTGCTGTCCGGGGTCTCCGGGGTGTTCGTCAACCTCGCGCGCCGCAGCCAGGTGCTGGTGCACCGCCAACTCACCCTGCTGGACGCGATGGAGCGCCGAACCGAGGACCCGTCCGAGCTGGCCGACCTGTTCCGGCTCGACCACCTCACCACCCGGATGCGCCGGCACGCCGAGGGCCTGATCATCCTCTCCGGCGCCGCCCCCGGCCGGGCCTGGCGCAGGCCCGTTCCGCTGCTGGACGTGGTGCGCTCGGCCGTCTCGGAGGTCGAGGAGTACACCCGGGTCGAGGTGCACCCGCTGCCGCGTACCTCCGTCGCCGGGCACGCCGTCGCGGACCTCGCCCACCTGCTGGCCGAACTGGTCGAGAACGCCACCGGCTTCTCCCCGCCGCACACCCGGGTGCACGTCCGGGGCGAACGCGTCGGCAGCGGCTACGTGTTGGAGATCGAGGACCGCGGCCTCGGCATGGGCCCGGAGGCGCTGGCCGCCGCCAACCACCGGATCTCCGACGCCGAGCAGACCGACCTCCTCGACAGCGACCGGCTCGGCCTGTTCGTGGTCAGCAGGCTCGCCCGGCGGCAGGACGTCCGGGTCTCGCTGGTGACCTCCGCGTACGGCGGCACCACCGCCGTGGTCCTGCTGCCAACCTCGCTGCTGGCCGACGGGGTGGCCGGGGAGGAACCGCAACGGTTCGACCCTGTACCGGAGCTGGACGTCGAACCTCCCGAGCCCGTCGGTGTCGTGAACCCGGTGGCCGTGCCGGGCGGCGGGGAGGGCGATGGATCTCCGGCGGCGGGTGGGCCGCCGCCGGATGGCGGGGCGCTGCTGCCGTTCGATGCTCGGGGGAGCGATCCCGGGCCGGCGCGCGGCACCCCGCTTCGGGCCTGCGCTGCCCGAGCGGACGGCCCGGCTGCGGACGGGGGCTCGGGTGCCGCCTCCCGCCCGCAGTTCGGGCCGCCGCAGCCGCGCCACCGCCCGTCCTCGCCCCGACCTGAAGGAGAGCATTCGTGA